Genomic segment of Methanolobus mangrovi:
TGTAAAGTTCATTAAGATACTTATTTTCTATAGAGCGGTGCCTTCCCGTAATCTCGCTAACCTCATCTGCCGTACAAGAATTTAGTTTTGAAACAGCGAACAAAGATTTGCGGATAGAATCAGGAACGGTGAGAAAAACAGCCATTTTATCATTGATCTGGGGAGAATTACGAGCTTCAAGGTCAGCTATACGTAATTCAAGTGATTTCAATCGCTCGTTTATATCACTCAGATATGTTAAAATTCCATTGTTATTATGCAGGTCAGACATGATTATCAACATAAGAAAAGTGAGTTAGTGTTTATATCTATTTTAATTGAACTGATAATATATAAGGTTGCTTAAATGCTTTTGATAGGGCTAAAAAATTTAATGTTAATAATTTTTAGAACTACGACAAATTTATAAAATATCAAAGCGTACGCGTTTGTGAAAATATGAAAGTACCGTCCTACATCACAAAACTTGATGATCTTCTCGGGGGAGGATACATAAAACCATCAAATATCCTTATTGCAGGTTCATGCGGAACAGGCAAGACAAACATGTGTATGCAATCACTGTTCAATGCTGCAAAACAAGGAGAAAACTGTGCTTACATATCTATGCTCTCAGAATCAGAAGACAAGATAATCAGAGCTTTGTCATCCTTTTCATTTTATGATGAAAAACTGCTAACTGATAAAATAAAGATATTTCCCATCAGTTCAGATGTGGTGGCAAAAGGAGATTTTGCCATATTCGAGTATCTGAATGAGAACATCCTTAAGCATAAGATCTCACGAGTTGTCATAGATACCATAAACATCCTGGAAGATATTGAAAGTACATTTGATGAGAGACCATTTTACACATCTGAATTAAGAGCATTTGTCCAGAACCTTTTTCAGCAATTCGATGAATGTGGCATACTCCTTATAGCGACTGCCGAGATACCTGCTTCAAACATATATTCCAGCTTATGGTCCTATATATTTGATACAGTGATCGTACTTGATACTGAAAGGGACGAACAGAACACCAAAAGATACCTTGAGATAATTAAGGTACGGGAAAGTGATTTTACAATGGGGAAACATGAGTTCATGATTACAGACCATGGAATTGTATTTTGAGCTTTCAAATATCAAAATAACTCTGTATATAAAGGATTCTTCAGATCAAAGCTGAAGATCCAGAACCTTAAGTTCACGTTGACTGTGGTCTTTTATGATGTTATTGAGTTTCATGCGGACACTTTTTATTCCTTTTTCACTTGTAAAGTGAGAAAGAATTTCTGTAAGCTGATCTATCATGAACTGATAGTCACGTTCTGTCCCTGAATCCCTTAATTTCTGCATAGACATTTCAGCTAGTTCGGAAGTCCACTCATTATCCTTATAGTAGATCTTTTCATCGACCTCTAATTTTTTCCTTGCAACTTCATTATTGACTCTTGCAAAAATAAGTTCGACTGTATGAGGATCACCAACAAATTCATTCATGAATTGCATGATATCCATTACAACTTCAAAATAAGGAATTTCAGGATTCTCGCATTCCTTGAACATCTGTGACAATTCCAGGCGCATATTCCTTTCTGCAGGCTTAAGAATATGATTTGTAATATCATCTATTGTAGCAACACAGCTTTCAATATCCATATCACTGGATAACTCATAGGTATTACCCGGCAATACATTGAATCTGCTGTAATATTTCAATAAATTCTTACGCAACCGTTGAACATCTAAATTAGCCAAAATATCACCCGAACCATTATATCGTCATTTAAGCATCAAGTCTTTTAATAAATGAATCAAGTTCGTTCATTAGTTTGTTATCAAGCAATTCTTTTGAGTTTTGAAACAGTACCTGGAAGTCGCTGATGTCACTCTTTGATATAGATTTACCCATATTATCCCGGAACTTTAGCGACTCATAGCTACCAATGAGCTCAGGCAGCACCATACGCGGATAGTTTACAGCCATGGTCTTTAGCATGGCCCTGGCTCTTGGATATGGAAGTATCAGATAATCCTTATATCTTGAAGAAAGGCCATTGTTACCCGGATTCAAACACTTGAAGTTTAACTTATCTTTGAAAAAACGGGCAGCTCCCTGATTATCAGGCAGTGTTATAACGTTGGTTTCCAATTGATTGACAGATATTGCAAATAATAAACGCCCTATACCGACATGTCTGTGTGCCGGATGTACCTCTATACTCCTGAGCAGATGAACTGAATAATTAACAATATTCGTTTTGCCTTTGTATGTCTTCTCAGTTTCATCAGATATCTTTTCAAATCGTGCAAAACCCAGTAGTTGGTCTGAACCCTTAACAGCAACAAAAAGTGAATGTCCCGAACTTATTGAGCTTTTCAGCAGGAAATCATAAGGCATCCCAAACTTATTATGGAAATAATTAAAACCCACGTTATTGGATTGTCCAATATCTATAGTGAGCTGGTCCACCGATATGCCTGTTTCCAATACGCCATACCCGATATCTCCGGCCATGTGCAATACATTTAAACCTTCAATTGCCATTTTATCATCTAATATCTCAAGCATTTGCATGATCTGCAACAGAATAGAAAGTATACCTTCCTTTTTTGGTGGAATGAACAAGCTGTTCCTGTTCCAGATATGACATTACAAGAGCCAGTTTTTCAAAATCTATAGAAAATCCATTTTCCTGAATTTGCTTTTCAAGCTGCTTCAGAGTTGCGGAACCAAGTACCGACAGTTGGCCGGTTATGACATCTTCTATTGGCATTTCAGAAAGTTTTAGGGGCCGTGGCTCCTCCATACCATACAAATCAGGAGTTTCTTCACGGACTTCCGATATTTCATCCTCTGTTACCTGTAATTTCTGTGAATTTAACATAGTTTCCTGAACTTGCTGTTGTATCGAGGAAAACATATTCTCCACACTGGCTTTGAAAGATTCCATCTCACAGGAAATAGCTATTATATCTTCATGGCTTGCTTTTGAAGCAACCATTTCCTCAATCCTTGACAGATCAGGAAGTTCAAAACTCTCAGATATTTGATTTTCTGTGATGGGTGAATTCCGGAACTCGGAAAGAATCGTGCCCAATTTGTTTATTGCCTTTGTATGTAGATTGACAGCCTTTGCTATGCTCTCCATCTGTTCCTTTATCTCAATGAGATCCTTGGAATTAGAGGCTGTTTCTTCAAGCTGATTGTTTTGTAACTCAGCCATAAAACTGACATTCTCCGTGATATTAGCCAATTCATCCCTGAACAGGCCAATGTCGGAATTGATCTTATCAATATACCCCTCGTGAGATACTACTTTTTCGATAGTGTATTCCCGACTTCCAGTTTCAACAAAAGAACGGAAATCCTGGGAATTATAATTAGGAACATACTGGAAAAGCATCTTGAATAATTCTATATACGTCCCATGTATCTGTTTTATGGAAACTATCTTGGAAGATATTGCTTCAGAAAGTCCCCGTATTATGAAAGATTCGTTTTCAAATCTGAAAAAATCAATACCTGCACTGAACTGACGTACACTGTCCCTGGCATCCTCCACCATTTCGGCAGCTTCCCTATCGCCGTATACCCCAAGCATGGCACTGTAAATATCATTCAGAGTCTTTGCATAAGTTATCTCAAGAACATCAGGAGGTACTTTTGTAGCATCAAGAGATTCGGCATTAACAGAATCTTCAGCCTGCACAACCCTTTTAAGTCTCTTAGAGAACTGGTCAAAATCTTTTTTGAGCAGTTTTAACTCGGTCTCATCAGCCCTTGTTTGAAGATCGTTCTCTATAGAAGATAATAAATTTCCATTTGACTCAAGAAGTTCATCCATCCTTTCTTGAAGGTCCGTGAACTTTTTCTCAAATCCATATAACCGGGATTCCATTTCAGCATTGAGCGTTTCGGCTTCTTCCAGTCTGGATAACATACCCTCATGAACTGCATTGAACGAAGTTTCATATGATATATCAGAAGAATTTGCCGGGTTATTAGCTTCATGAGAATCAGAAGCCTTTGGGCTATCAGAGACCACCACCAGAGATGTTACCATCCCGGACTTCGAATCATCTTCATACCCAGAATTATCCTTTGTGATAGAACCATCCGCCTTATCATCCTTATTGACCATCACTTGATCTGCATCTGCATCATAATCCGTTTCAGGAAGTGTGATTGCATGATTATCCATCTCAGTTTCCGTTGTCCATTCATCTTGAAAACCCGGATTTTTTGTTTCACAGGCATTTAAGACACATATTTCATCATCCATAGCAGATCACCATATCATACAAAAGACTCAAGTTTGTGTTTTATATCCGGTATCCATTCAGCCTCACAGATATCAGCCACATAATCACCGTGCAGAGGACGTATCTGGTCCCTAATTATCATTTCAACAAGCAAAGGCCACAGGTCTTCTGTCATCCATTTTGGAGATGAGGCTATCTCATTGAAAGCCATTGCAAGCACCTGTTCAACTTCCCCCCTACCCATGACACCGGTGATCTTCACCTTTATATCTGCAAGGATCTCCATGTTCTTTTTATACTCAGAAGACTGGGTGTACATTTCATTGAATACTATCTTGGACAATACACGTAACTCATCAGCCACTTCTTCAGGATAGGTAGCCAACTGCTCTGCAGTCATTGGACGCTGCTCAAAGATATGCTGCATCACATGTTTAGCGATCTCGATCTTACCCATATTTTCTGAAAGATCCGCCCTTCCTGTGAAAAGGGAGATCAAAAGCGCTCCGCGACCAACTGCCGAGAAAATAACAGTACCAAAGTCATATTCAATGACCGATTGTCTGAGCCCCATTGCAAGCTGCTGGCTCACGTGTAACAGATTATGGCTGATCAGGTTGGTAAGCTCAAATATCTTCGGGCCGATACTATCCGGTATGTAGGAGGCGTATATCTTTCCGTCTGCACCTGCAAATAAAAGTACATCCACATCACTGGATTGGTGTGTCCTTTTCAGCTGTGCGACCAGAGCAAACTTCAAAAGGGAAACATCCTCAAGGTCATCTTTTGTTTTTTTAACTGACACGTCAATCCACCTCAGGTAATCATTGAATTAATTCTTCCAGTTCACTCAGACTATCAATCTCTATAACTCCCCCATCATCTGAATCTGAAAAGAGAGTTTCATCCTGCATAAATTTTGTATCTTCGATCTGCAGAGTTCCACCGGATAGATCACCGATATCCAGCGGGACTTCAGGAGAGCTTGCTTCTTTTTCTTTTCGTCTTGCAAGGTCTTCCCGGGTCACTGCATCATTCAGGCCCTGGGATTCAAAGAATATCTGGAGTGTTTCCTTTGGAGAGAACGGATATGACCAGTTTTCCTTAACGTAAACGAGACGTTCAAGCATCCTCTCACCTGCTCCGAGATCTGCAGCAGTCCTTATAGCCTTGTCAAAGACATCATCATACTTGCGCATATCTTCAGCAGATACAAGTGGAGTGGTTCTTACAACAACCCCGACGCCACGAACAAATATGTAGGGATATACTTCTTCCCCATGCCTTGTTGCACGCATTTTGATAATTTCAAGAGCTCTGTTAAAAGCGCCCCCAATAGGCCTGTATGTCAGGTGTACAGCACCATCGGACATGTAAATTGGGATCAGCACATCCTCACCGACAGTCTCTCCCGGAGAAGAGTGTTCTTCTGTTGTGATAAGGACAGGGCCGAGCTGCTTTAAAGTGTAGAACAGCTTCGTGATAATCTCACGCTGCTCCTGTTTGTCCTGTATAGCCCATATAAGAGGAGTTAAAGGATCAATGATAACACGGGTCTTTACAGAATAGTTCCTGTTAGCTTCTACAAGTGCAGGGAGTTGCTCATCTACAAGTTTTACGAAGTCCTTTCCTTTTGAATGGAAGAAAAAAAGCTCCTTTTCGTAGTACTTGTCGAGATTGAAACCCAGCATTTTCGCTTCACGCATGATCTGTTCGGGAGGTTCTTCCATACTGATGTAGAGACCATTCTCACCATGTTCAAGACCGTAATTCAGATATTGCATTGCAAATGTAGACTTTCCGGTACCACTTGAACCAACAACCAGAAAAGTCGTGTTGTCACGTACGCCACCTTCGATCACTCTGTCAAGACCTGCGATCCCGGTTGGTATTCTTTTCTCAGCACTCATTTATATTCCTCCGGGAATCCTGATTCATTAAAATTATTCAGGTCCTGTAAAGCTGGATCAGAATCCGGCATTAGTGAACCATTCTCAATTGAAAGTATCAGGGATTCATTACTGTCAAATGGAAAGCTTTTTTCTATGTAGATGGACTCGATGGCATGCCCCATTACCAGCATACGGCCAGTAATGTCAACCCATCCAGTATCGTTTTTCATTACAACATTTATCAAGAGAACATTGTTGTTCTTTTGATCGATCCTTACACATTCACCCCTGTAATGTGACTTATTCGTAATCACCCTTACAAATTCACCCATGAAATCTCCCAGATGATTATTAGCTGAAACTGATCTGTAACCTGACATTCATATACCTACTGATTTTTTTTCATTTTTGCAAGAAGTTCGGCAAAACTATCTGTCTTTTTAGCTTCTTCCTGCAGTTGTTTTGTTTCCTCGGAGACAACTGGTTCAGGAGTTACAGGCTTCTCTGATTGCTGTTCCTGGATTGTTTTGGTCATTGCACCAAATGCACCACCAAAAGTACTGTGAGTATCAGCAATAGATGAGAGTTTTTCTTTGAGCTTCCATGGTGGATCGAATATTTTTTCCTCGACCTTCATGCTGCTTGCAAATTGCATGTAAGCATTGCCTATTTCTGACAAACGACCATTTTCCAGTAACTTGTACACTGTCAGTGCCCTTACCCTGTCCCTCAATTCATTATCATCAACAGGTGGTCTGACACCTGAGAGTATCATCTTGTCATATTCATCCAGCATTACCTGGTATGCAGATATAGGCTGGAGATCTACTTTGAACTTACATACCTCATTGCCATTTTTGATACACTCGATCTCTTCAACTGAACATTCAAGTTCAAGCTCCTCCCTGAAGAACCTGTGGAGAGCATCAGTTGTAGCTACACACACTTTCTGATTGTTGAGTGCCGGGTAGAAATTACAAACAGGATTATTGGGAACTGCATAAATGTAATGCATTGGCGCATACGATATCAACTGCATATTACCAAGACCAATTTCCCGGAAGAAATCCATGTGGAAACGATAAAGCGAAGTGGACCTTATCAGCTCAATGGTACTGGCCTTGAGGAATTCCCTCGTCCCACTCCACGGGACCTTGGCTTTGGGGAATCTATCACTGATATTTTGCTGTAATTTGAGCATTGCTCCAAAAGCACCCATTGACTGCCCAAAACTGCTATTGGACATAGGAGGAGCATCTCCACCAGGAGCACTCATGAAAGGAGGAAGACCTGGATCAGTCAATCAAAACACCTCCTTTTTGGTGATTAAGTTCATTTCACATCATCTCCCTTATTTGCTTTAGACCATGTTCAGTAAGTGTTCCCGAAGTGTCGCAGAAATTTTGCTCCCTCAGGTTCTTGAAACTGGCAGCCAGAGTATCGTTGTCAACACCGATGAAAAAAACAAGCTTCTGTAAGTCATTTACACCAGTTGAAAGCATGTAAAGGAGCTTTTTATCAACATCAGAAAGTGATTGTTTTTTCGGAGGAGTGCCACACATTGGCTGAAGATAGGTCTTTAGCGTATTGATCACCGCTTCGTTACCTGCCAATAATGCAGTAGCTGAAGCCGTAGCTCCTTCTACAACAGATGAAGGCTGAAGATAATCGATCATGAGTACATGTGAAGTACCAATGGTTCTCTGTGCCTTCATACGGATAGGATCAGTAACCTCCCTGCCCACCATCGTAATGCTTTTTAGAGGTATTGTTATCCATCCACCACCCTCAGAGAACCACAGGTTCAGGTTGGTAAGATAGAGAACACCTTTCTCCCAATTCTCGGAATAAAGGGAATTACCCATCATCACTGCTTTGTAAATGTAAGTTAGATCAACTTTTGCGATACCCTGCTCTTGAGCCATATGGAAACCCCATATATAAGAATTATATATATTATAATATAATTATAACTAATATTGTATTTGCCATATTAATACTCTTCTGTTGAAAATCAAAATAAGTAACTTCTGCTTTTATGAGAACTTAACTTTTTAAGATATACTATAAAAACAAATAATAAAGTAAGTGACTAAAACAAACTAGATCAAAACAAAATAGATTATGAACTAAAGTTACTGACAAATAAATTAGGAATCGTCTTATTTAGACAAGTTCTTAAGTGGAAGGAAATACCGTTCAACATTGCAACTGGCACATATAAAAGCAGTACCTTTCCTTTTGCCAGTGACCTGATATTTATACACAAGATAATGCCCGCATTTGCAAGGAGACATCATTTTTTGTTCGCCTACAAATTTACCATCAAATACGATAGGATCCTGAGAGTCGGCAACATTTTCATCTTCAGATGGAGTTAACGGAGCAGTCTGACTATCTGCAACAATAACAGTTTCAAGGACAGCACAATCATTTGCTTCTGCCGTATTGACATCATTTTTCGCAGTCTCAAGACATATTTCTTTAGGAAATATCTTAGCTTTACAGGACATTATATTACTTTCAAATACTGAAATATCCTCAAAGGATAATAATTCCTTTTTACCTTCATCAAGTATCAGATAACCCGGATAATCACCAAGATTTACCGGTGAACTTGAGGAAGGTTCTACAAAATTAAGAGATTCGAAGAACAACTTTGCATTCTTATTTACAGGCTTTGTAATAACGTGACCAAGTAGTACATTGGCTATAAGGAAAAACATATTTTTCCCCACGCCCCTCCTTGCAAGCTGAGGAGATATCTCAATACCTCGCAACACATACACAGGCCTTCCATCAGTTGAAGGTGAACTCCATTTTTCATTCATAGCCCATCCAACAACAGTATTGCCTGATATTGCCAGCACCAATGCTACAGTAGGTCTTTTAAGCCAGCTATTAAAATTGGAGAAATAATCCGCCATACCAAGATATTTTCTGAAGTAACTGAATTCACCTATCTTCAACTTGTCAAGCTCAAAAGCATGCTCAAGTTTACAGAAAGATATACCATCATCAGTTCTTGCAAGTTCAAACATTTAATCAACTACCTTTTTAAGTATGGGCCTATAAACCCCAGTATGGTTCCAATCTCATTTTCAGAAGGGATAAATTGTTGTTAAAATCTTTTCTGGTTTTAGCATGTCTTGAAGCCAGCAGGTCTACAAGGTTTACATCATCCTTAATGCTACTTTCCCCGACCAATGCACGCAGAACAACTGATGTGAGCAGACCAAGATCATTATGATAACCGCCTTCCAGCAAAGCTACAATATTCCATTTAAGTGCTAATTTAAATATAATTTGGTAGTACCCATCAATTGTAAGATTCAGTTTTGTCAGAGCTTCTTTATGATAAGCATCAAAACCACATTCAAGTATGACCATCTGCGGATCGAATTTTGCCAGTACCTTTTCCACCACTTCATCATATAATACGTTATATTCCGGGTTACTGGCCTCAGGAGGCATTTCCATATTTATACAATAACCAAGTGCAGGCCTTACACCAATATCCCGAATAAAACCCTTATATGGATAAAGAGTTGATTGGTCCTGATGAATTGATATGCAGAGAACACTGGGATCTGCCTCAAATACCGCATGCGTCCCATCGGAAGCATGTGCATCAATATTTATGATTGCAATTCGCTCAAGCCCATGCACTTCCTGGAGATACCTGGCCAATACACCGGAATTGTTAAAAACACAAAATCCACTGGACGTATCAGGACCTGCATGATGGCCAGGCGGACGTATCAGGGCAAAAGAATGTTTACATTTACCCGTAACAACAAGATCGCCTGCATTCAGAACACATCCTGTAGCCTCCAAAAGTACATCAAATGAAGAAGGGCATACATATACATCCTTACTACTTAAACGAGAATCTTTAGTACACGACTTCACAAACTCAACATATTCTTTTGTATGAACTCGTAAGATATCATTGACAGAAGCAGCTTTCGAATCATACATACGACACCGAACACCATCAAGTAAATCTGTAGACTTCAGGTACTCCTGTATCTGTTCTAACCGTGAAGGATTTTCAGGACAGGGATAACCATTAAGCAAAGAGTCATGCAAAGAATGATTTTCATTAAGGGTAAGTCCAACATTAACCATCAGGACACCTGCAAAGATAATATTGGATTATGCTTTTTCGATTCCTCTATCTTCTTCTGCGTATCTGCAAATATCTGTTTTTTCTGATTCAATTTATAACTTGATATTTGCAGGGAGTCACTAACCGGATTAGGTTTTTCATGAAGGGAACTAAGCACACTATGGCATAACTGACCATTAAAATCGTGATACCCACCTTCCATCAGGAAAACCATTGGCCCATGGAATACTGAACGCATCTTTGATGTCATCTGATGATAACCTTCAGAGTCCAGAGTAAGGCCTATATTTTTTTCCTTATAGTATGCATCAAAACCACAACTGACTATTATATAATCAGGAGCAAAACGGTTTACCATTGGAATGACTACTTCATCAAATGCCAGCATGTACTCATCATTGCCGGCACCCTCTGGCATTTCAACATTCATGGTATACCCTTTGCCTGCATTTTCCCCTATTTGCGTACTGAAACCTTTACGAGGGTAGAAACCATGCGGATCCCGATGAAGTGATAAGAACATAACAGTGGGATCGTCGTAAAAGATTTCCATTGTGCCGTCACCGGCATGTGCATCCCAGTCAAGTATCAGTACTTTTCCTATATTCCTGTTACTTTGCAAATGCCTTGCAAGAATAGCTGCATTATTGAAAAGGCAAAATCCCCCATACTTCTGGGAACTTGCATGATGACCAGGCGGACGTGCCATGACAAAAGCATGTGAGAATTTCTTATCCACCAACAGATCACCTGCCGTTATCGCAGCGCCTGCTGCCGCCTTGGCAATTTCATAAGAACTTGGTGTCATGTAAGTACTGTCACCTAAAAAACCGCCCCCTGCACTTGCGTAAGATCGGACAAATGAAATATATGATTCATCATGGACCCTTAATAGATCAGTTTCTTCAGCCATTCCAAATTCATCTATTAGTGTACAAGTACCGTCACTGAAAACTTTATTCTTTTCCAGATACCACATCGCTTTAATAAGACGCTCTGGTTTTTCATGAGTATTAATAGATAGAGAAGCAGCATCATGATGTATATGGTCCTTGCTGTAAAGAAAAGCAATGTTTACAGGAGACTCAGAAGTGCTACTTTCTTTTACCCCCAATACTTTCATTTCTTTAATCCCGGGATTAATAGAAGATAATTGATCATCTGGAACCTTTTGCAATTTAAGAGGCTTTTCAATCTTCTTAACTTCTTTCTTCATTAAAGATTCATTCAGAGAGATTTTTTGAGCTGAAGTCAATGTTCCGGAGCTATTTGATTTAGATAATGCGGCCTTTGATTCTGCTTTGGCAGATATCGGCACGTTTTTTACTACAGTGACAGGTTCTACTTCTATAGAAGAATCAGAAGCGTTAACATTCTCATGACCAGACTCTGATTCTTTTGAAGGAATATTCTTTTTTAAAGCCGACAGATCAACAGATAAACTATCTTTTTTATCGACAGATTCTGAAGACGATAAAACAGGAGCCTTTGGAGTCTTTTTCAGAATATCAGACACAATTTCAGAATATCGAAAATCTCCTTCATGTTCTACAGTATTCCCAATTTCATCAATCTCA
This window contains:
- a CDS encoding histone deacetylase family protein, coding for MSSDNNEAGESSKKVSPDIMKKLNDAFSSYLDGDQSANSNADQFEKDSLLELVQSGIIEKQDSNSFSDSKGEDSGINDAEFVETEKEPDYFPQNDEPLNLDVNIIVPDTLSGVFDDVVYQSVEIEIDEIGNTVEHEGDFRYSEIVSDILKKTPKAPVLSSSESVDKKDSLSVDLSALKKNIPSKESESGHENVNASDSSIEVEPVTVVKNVPISAKAESKAALSKSNSSGTLTSAQKISLNESLMKKEVKKIEKPLKLQKVPDDQLSSINPGIKEMKVLGVKESSTSESPVNIAFLYSKDHIHHDAASLSINTHEKPERLIKAMWYLEKNKVFSDGTCTLIDEFGMAEETDLLRVHDESYISFVRSYASAGGGFLGDSTYMTPSSYEIAKAAAGAAITAGDLLVDKKFSHAFVMARPPGHHASSQKYGGFCLFNNAAILARHLQSNRNIGKVLILDWDAHAGDGTMEIFYDDPTVMFLSLHRDPHGFYPRKGFSTQIGENAGKGYTMNVEMPEGAGNDEYMLAFDEVVIPMVNRFAPDYIIVSCGFDAYYKEKNIGLTLDSEGYHQMTSKMRSVFHGPMVFLMEGGYHDFNGQLCHSVLSSLHEKPNPVSDSLQISSYKLNQKKQIFADTQKKIEESKKHNPILSLQVS
- a CDS encoding GNAT family N-acetyltransferase, which gives rise to MLEILDDKMAIEGLNVLHMAGDIGYGVLETGISVDQLTIDIGQSNNVGFNYFHNKFGMPYDFLLKSSISSGHSLFVAVKGSDQLLGFARFEKISDETEKTYKGKTNIVNYSVHLLRSIEVHPAHRHVGIGRLLFAISVNQLETNVITLPDNQGAARFFKDKLNFKCLNPGNNGLSSRYKDYLILPYPRARAMLKTMAVNYPRMVLPELIGSYESLKFRDNMGKSISKSDISDFQVLFQNSKELLDNKLMNELDSFIKRLDA
- a CDS encoding histone deacetylase family protein, with the translated sequence MVNVGLTLNENHSLHDSLLNGYPCPENPSRLEQIQEYLKSTDLLDGVRCRMYDSKAASVNDILRVHTKEYVEFVKSCTKDSRLSSKDVYVCPSSFDVLLEATGCVLNAGDLVVTGKCKHSFALIRPPGHHAGPDTSSGFCVFNNSGVLARYLQEVHGLERIAIINIDAHASDGTHAVFEADPSVLCISIHQDQSTLYPYKGFIRDIGVRPALGYCINMEMPPEASNPEYNVLYDEVVEKVLAKFDPQMVILECGFDAYHKEALTKLNLTIDGYYQIIFKLALKWNIVALLEGGYHNDLGLLTSVVLRALVGESSIKDDVNLVDLLASRHAKTRKDFNNNLSLLKMRLEPYWGL
- a CDS encoding RAD55 family ATPase, whose translation is MSAEKRIPTGIAGLDRVIEGGVRDNTTFLVVGSSGTGKSTFAMQYLNYGLEHGENGLYISMEEPPEQIMREAKMLGFNLDKYYEKELFFFHSKGKDFVKLVDEQLPALVEANRNYSVKTRVIIDPLTPLIWAIQDKQEQREIITKLFYTLKQLGPVLITTEEHSSPGETVGEDVLIPIYMSDGAVHLTYRPIGGAFNRALEIIKMRATRHGEEVYPYIFVRGVGVVVRTTPLVSAEDMRKYDDVFDKAIRTAADLGAGERMLERLVYVKENWSYPFSPKETLQIFFESQGLNDAVTREDLARRKEKEASSPEVPLDIGDLSGGTLQIEDTKFMQDETLFSDSDDGGVIEIDSLSELEELIQ
- a CDS encoding helix-turn-helix domain-containing protein, whose amino-acid sequence is MLIIMSDLHNNNGILTYLSDINERLKSLELRIADLEARNSPQINDKMAVFLTVPDSIRKSLFAVSKLNSCTADEVSEITGRHRSIENKYLNELYRAGWLERERKGKKIYYSLSKKIESKSNEHWSAVEEVENKLDRLLG
- a CDS encoding roadblock/LC7 domain-containing protein, which gives rise to MSVKKTKDDLEDVSLLKFALVAQLKRTHQSSDVDVLLFAGADGKIYASYIPDSIGPKIFELTNLISHNLLHVSQQLAMGLRQSVIEYDFGTVIFSAVGRGALLISLFTGRADLSENMGKIEIAKHVMQHIFEQRPMTAEQLATYPEEVADELRVLSKIVFNEMYTQSSEYKKNMEILADIKVKITGVMGRGEVEQVLAMAFNEIASSPKWMTEDLWPLLVEMIIRDQIRPLHGDYVADICEAEWIPDIKHKLESFV
- a CDS encoding GNAT family protein is translated as MFELARTDDGISFCKLEHAFELDKLKIGEFSYFRKYLGMADYFSNFNSWLKRPTVALVLAISGNTVVGWAMNEKWSSPSTDGRPVYVLRGIEISPQLARRGVGKNMFFLIANVLLGHVITKPVNKNAKLFFESLNFVEPSSSSPVNLGDYPGYLILDEGKKELLSFEDISVFESNIMSCKAKIFPKEICLETAKNDVNTAEANDCAVLETVIVADSQTAPLTPSEDENVADSQDPIVFDGKFVGEQKMMSPCKCGHYLVYKYQVTGKRKGTAFICASCNVERYFLPLKNLSK
- a CDS encoding RAD55 family ATPase translates to MKVPSYITKLDDLLGGGYIKPSNILIAGSCGTGKTNMCMQSLFNAAKQGENCAYISMLSESEDKIIRALSSFSFYDEKLLTDKIKIFPISSDVVAKGDFAIFEYLNENILKHKISRVVIDTINILEDIESTFDERPFYTSELRAFVQNLFQQFDECGILLIATAEIPASNIYSSLWSYIFDTVIVLDTERDEQNTKRYLEIIKVRESDFTMGKHEFMITDHGIVF